A stretch of Argiope bruennichi chromosome 10, qqArgBrue1.1, whole genome shotgun sequence DNA encodes these proteins:
- the LOC129988444 gene encoding uncharacterized protein LOC129988444: MSKIMASEFNLMQLPDLVLYNICSLINCPFDLLHFGNTCSRLRKISSSSSLWWSLAFRWFKGLWIFMEDGSIEENARNWLLDIIRIYCKRPISTKLECQFANGEVWQRVDTPKFRFLVSMMRIAYTRDKDDHPAVLFEQWLYDVGLYKRSGSLIDFATPDLEFSRDMVIELSALGQAAERDLRRRKQPFKDPKYYIKRIASSNDSWMSDLFPESPCGSICPLLMSPFQDASINETSGIQGLAMCISVVLERHLQNYYKASSLSLQRIWEIVKVFTTVFISEILDPLHSFQSRFETQSLKLVILAIVDENLYEFKNLQVILEHFGLNIKSKDVINDLAVYLKKYKGVDFAVDEIRSYFRNAINEEVKKAVSPPDSSNNIVTRINITDSDLIGGDNYKQEMSAAAFISDYGVLVTWHLTGRMRF; the protein is encoded by the coding sequence ATGTCTAAAATAATGGCATCAGAATTCAATTTAATGCAACTTCCGGACTTGGTTCTGTATAATATATGCTCCTTAATCAACTGCCCTTTCGATTTGTTGCATTTTGGAAATACTTGCTCACGTCTTCGAAAAATATCTTCATCTTCTAGTTTGTGGTGGTCGCTTGCTTTTCGCTGGTTTAAAGGCTTGTGGATCTTTATGGAAGATGGTTCGATTGAAGAAAATGCACGAAATTGGCTACTTGATATAATACGTATTTATTGTAAGCGGCCAATAAGTACGAAATTAGAATGTCAATTCGCGAATGGTGAAGTGTGGCAGCGTGTTGATACGCCTAAATTCCGCTTTCTGGTTAGCATGATGCGCATAGCCTATACTAGGGACAAAGATGACCATCCAGCTGTGCTCTTCGAACAATGGTTGTATGATGTAGGTTTGTACAAAAGATCAGGATCCTTAATTGATTTTGCAACACCAGATTTAGAGTTTAGTCGTGATATGGTGATTGAATTATCTGCTTTAGGACAAGCTGCAGAGCGTGATCTCCGAAGACGAAAACAACCATTCAAAGATCCAAAATATTACATCAAAAGAATTGCATCCTCTAACGATTCATGGATGAGTGATTTATTTCCTGAAAGTCCTTGTGGGTCTATATGTCCTTTATTAATGAGTCCTTTCCAAGATGCTTCAATTAATGAGACATCAGGTATACAAGGTCTTGCAATGTGTATTAGTGTTGTCCTTGAAAGAcatcttcaaaattattacaaagcATCATCATTGTCTTTACAAAGAATATGGGAAATTGTAAAAGTATTTACCACtgtattcatttctgaaattttagatCCATTGCATTCTTTTCAATCAAGATTTGAAACCCAGAGCCTGAAATTAGTAATTTTAGCCATTGTGGATGAAAATTTATACGAATTCAAGAATCTACAAGTTATACTTGAACATTTTGGTCTGAATATTAAATCGAAAGATGTCATAAATGATTTGgctgtttatttaaagaaatataaaggaGTAGATTTTGCAGTAGATGAAATTCGatcatattttagaaatgcaaTCAATGAAGAAGTAAAGAAAGCTGTATCTCCTCCTGATTCTTCTAATAATATTGTCACTAGAATCAATATCACAGATAGTGATTTGATTGGTGGGGATAATTACAAACAAGAAATGTCTGCTGCTGCTTTTATATCTGATTATGGTGTTTTGGTAACTTGGCATTTAACTGGGAGAATGCGTTTTTag
- the LOC129988401 gene encoding zinc finger protein 182-like → MSMKIMQNYQYLMQVPNGGDQNFKNFAFNSLHYENCICKRLEATDFYSKRNENPEVYPKRTEGSDIYPKRSDSSEIYNKRLDNNEAYSKRLDGSNIFNKEAQTPINNVAIKKRFITNSSSNSTPKMNLCDICKKSFSTKGNLQNHHVVHSGQKPHECSVCKKTFSQRSTLGKHYLIHTGEKPHVCSVCQRGFRQANNLRIHFLTHSGEKPHLCSICERGFTQKIALQKHMLTHTGVKPHECNVCKRRFTTKGNLQKHFLTHTGEKPHVCSICSRGFSQKIALKKHHLTHTGEKPHVCSVCSKGFTTKGNLKSHFKRHTREKSGMSSSIAHSIVVPASIAQSLLVPTSIAQSILSPPLSQAHQVSTSHTQSRGVNTSMTLPHNLKNSMTQSQGHTASMVQSHGSITSMTPSHRIMSSMAHSHGSTTTMPQPNGVATSMSQSMNVPSSMTPVTLAPTHAGLTSMAQSHPMGTSLTQSRVPSSVDQSLVQASLVQSHVPSSVGQSLSPTSLPQVLVPSSLAQALNVSTSHAQAIASSCIESTSHGQSVQTSSSHAPTSHAHTIARSEDGCKGQHITVL, encoded by the coding sequence ATGAGtatgaaaataatgcagaattatCAATACCTTATGCAAGTTCCTAATGGAGGcgatcaaaattttaagaatttcgcTTTCAATAGTTTGCATTATGAGAACTGTATTTGTAAAAGATTGGAAGCAACAGATTTTTATAGCAAACGAAATGAAAATCCAGAAGTGTATCCCAAAAGAACGGAGGGATCGGACATATATCCGAAGAGATCTGATTCCTCTGAGATTTACAACAAAAGACTTGACAATAATGAAGCGTATAGTAAACGTCTTGATGgatctaatatatttaataaagaagcCCAAACTCCTATCAAtaatgttgcaataaaaaaacgttttataacCAATTCGTCGAGTAATTCAACTCCGAAAATGAATTTGTGCGATATCTGCAAAAAGAGTTTTTCTACAAAAGGTAATCTTCAAAACCATCATGTTGTTCATAGTGGTCAAAAACCTCATGAATGTTCTGTTTGCAAAAAAACTTTTTCACAGAGAAGCACATTAGGTAAACATTATCTTATACATACTGGAGAAAAACCTCATGTATGTAGTGTGTGTCAAAGAGGTTTCAGACAAGCAAATAATCTTAGGATACATTTTCTCACACATTCTGGTGAAAAGCCTCATTTATGCAGCATTTGTGAAAGAGGTTTTACTCAGAAAATTGCTTTGCAAAAGCACATGTTGACGCATACTGGAGTTAAACCTCATGAGTGTAATGTGTGTAAACGTCGGTTTACAACTAAGGGTAATCtgcaaaaacattttcttacgCATACTGGTGAAAAACCACATGTTTGTAGCATCTGCAGTCGTGGATTTTCGCAAAAGATAGCTTTAAAGAAGCATCATTTGACACATACAGGGGAGAAACCACATGTTTGTAGTGTGTGCAGTAAAGGTTTCACAACAAAGGGTAATTTGAAATCTCACTTCAAGCGTCACACACGTGAGAAATCAGGAATGTCTTCTTCCATTGCTCATTCCATTGTTGTACCTGCTTCAATAGCTCAGTCTTTGCTTGTGCCAACCTCTATTGCACAGTCAATATTATCTCCACCACTGTCACAAGCTCATCAAGTATCAACATCTCATACTCAATCTCGGGGAGTTAATACTTCTATGACTCTACCacataatcttaaaaattctatGACTCAGTCTCAAGGGCATACTGCATCTATGGTCCAATCACATGGCTCTATAACTTCCATGACGCCTTCTCACAGGATTATGTCATCTATGGCACATTCTCATGGATCAACTACAACTATGCCTCAACCGAATGGTGTAGCTACTTCTATGAGCCAGTCAATGAATGTCCCATCTTCGATGACACCAGTAACCTTGGCTCCTACTCATGCAGGCTTAACATCAATGGCACAGTCTCATCCTATGGGTACAAGTCTTACCCAGTCACGTGTACCATCATCTGTTGATCAGTCTCTAGTTCAAGCATCTCTTGTGCAATCTCATGTTCCTTCATCTGTTGGTCAGTCTCTGTCTCCAACTTCTTTGCCCCAAGTATTGGTGCCATCTTCTCTAGCCCAGGCTCTGAATGTTTCAACTTCACATGCCCAAGCCATTGCATCATCTTGCATTGAATCTACATCTCATGGTCAAAGTGTTCAAACTTCTTCATCTCATGCGCCGACCTCTCATGCTCATACAATCGCAAGGTCTGAAGATGGATGTAAAGGGCAGCACATAACAGTTTTATAA